GCTTTTGTCATGAGGGCGTGCCTTTTCACAGCGGGCCTGCCGGCATTCAGGCCAAGTCCATCAACATGAATTCGGCGCCTTCGCCGGTGGAGACGGTCAGCTCGAACAAACCGGTGATCCGCGCGGAATCCCCTGCCTTCATCGGGTGCTCTCCATCGACGGAAACCGCGCCGTCGATGACGAAGAGATACATTCGCCGCCCCGCTTCCTGGCGGTGATGAATTTGGCGACCTGCCTCCAGTCGGGAGAGATAGACGGTTACGTCCTGGTGGATGTAGAGAGCCCCTTCGGCCGGGCGTCCGGAAACGACGGGCAGGAGACGATTTCGCTTCTGTTCGGAGGGAAATTTTTTCTGTTCCCAGGAAGGGGTCAATCCCCTTCTCTCGGGCAAAAACCAGATTTGCAGAAAGTGGACGGGC
This is a stretch of genomic DNA from Planifilum fimeticola. It encodes these proteins:
- a CDS encoding pirin family protein, with the protein product MIRIIPSEKRYKADHGWLITYHSFSFAEYYDPNNIRFGALRVFNDDTVQPGRGFGEHPHADMEIMTYVIDGTLEHRDSLGNRGLLHAGEVQRMTAGTGIIHSEYNPSEEKPVHFLQIWFLPERRGLTPSWEQKKFPSEQKRNRLLPVVSGRPAEGALYIHQDVTVYLSRLEAGRQIHHRQEAGRRMYLFVIDGAVSVDGEHPMKAGDSARITGLFELTVSTGEGAEFMLMDLA